Sequence from the Psilocybe cubensis strain MGC-MH-2018 chromosome 10, whole genome shotgun sequence genome:
TGCCAGTGCTGAGGACCGTGAGGTCCCACATTTCTCCGGTTTGGCACCGAATGCTTCATAAAAGAGCGATGTCTTGAAGATCTGCAAAGTTACTGCAGGGATTTACTTCAAATCTGACGGCCAACGGGCCGATATTGTTTTAATATCAAATTTAATAGACGCCCAAACGCTAATTCCGAGGTAAAGTCTATGATTTCCAACTGCGCAACGGAGAACACGTCATGCATATGGACCATCATCTGCCCCCTGCGTGGATACTGGAGACCTGCGATGACCAGTTACCACGTTTATCGAAAGAAAACTCAGCTTACTGTGCATTACCCTCATTTCGGGTATAGGTCCGTTGCAAGAGATGGATAATTGTTGCAGCATTCTGATCCATCGGAGCGGTTCACGATGCTGAGATAACTGACTATTGTCGCGGGTATAAAACCGTTAATAGGTGCGAGTCCCTTTCTTCACCGATACTTCCACATCGAAATGTCGAATCCAACTGACCCATCCCACAACCACAGCAATGGCAACAATGGCAACAATGGCTTTGACGCCCAGACTGACGTTGACAACAACACATCTGACGTTGAGTCTGACCATGACTATTCAGACGATGATACATCCTCTGTCGTTGAACTCGAAGCGGAAGACTTCCCTGGCTATTTTACTGAGCGCGATGGCCGTCTTTATCATTCCGGGCAATCACCTTACCCTTTGCCGGTAGATGCCCCAGAACAAGAGGTGTGTGGCTCACAAACGATTGAAAGGAACGGTTTACTCAAAGGATTTTTTGCTTCCCAGAGACTTAATTTCCAACACCTACTGTTCAAAGAGTTTTTTCAAGGAAATTGTGTAGGACCTGAGGTAGAGTTGTTTACCGACCCGCAAAGAACCATGGCTCTGGATCTATGCACAGGGAAAGGAACATGGTATGTGATTCGCTCCATGCACTGTTATCCGATCGATAATCCGATGTCATACATCATAGGGTCATGGAAATGGCACACCAGTTTCCACAAGTCCGTTTTCGAGCCATTGACATAGGTGATTAATACCTTTTACCTTATCGGAAATCCAAGATTATGTTAATCGTGTCGCTACTCGGCAGTACCCATTGCCACCAGGTATCCTTTGGAGAACGTGCAATTCGAAGTGGACGATGTGAACAATGACCTTCGGTGGAACAACGAAACATTCGACCTTGTGAATGCTCGCACAATTGCCATGGCCGTAAGTGAACAATTGTCTGTCGCAAATCCCTTACTAATGGGAATAATCAGGTCCGAGATTGTCCACGACTCATTCGAGAAGTCGCTCGCGTGCTCCGTCCCGGGGGTGTATTTGTATCCGTTGAATGGTCGCCTTACCCAGCAGTAGACCTTACGGTCCGTGAGGACTCAGCTTCCTACGCTCCTGCCTCGGCTCGGTTTCACGAAGCCATCAATCAGGCGCTGCTCAATCATTGTGGTCTTCGACCCATTGCTGGACAAATCCACACTCTTCTGGCAAACACCGGGTCCTTTAGGGACATTGTTTCCTCACCACGTTCAGTCCCAGTAGGAACGTGGTCAAATTCCCGTGTAAGAGCCATCGGAGAATATTGTCTGGAGATGAATACCCGTTATGCAGACTCCGTCAAGACGCTTCTGATCGACTCCGGATGGACAGAAGGCGACGTAGACCGGCTCTGTGATGAATATATCCGGGAAATCAGGAGCGGGGACAAGAAGTTGGTCAACATATTGTATATCGTGCATGCAAGGAAGGTATAATACATAGTTGATGTCTGCGGATTGCGGACTGTGAATGGCCTCGTTTCCGTTTTAAATTGTGATAGTATAGATAGATACACACCATGTACTTGTTCTTCCGACGCGACCTTTTCTAGCTAGTCTCGCTAATGTTATCACCTTAATGCTGCGTCCACTCCGTTTCCTTTCTGTGGTATATCTGAACCCTTTGTTCGGAGCCGTATGAACAAACAAGGATGTCATACACAACCATGATATGTGGATACTACACTGCGGTGTTAAACCCACGTTCAATATGCTTTTGACATGCACAAAATGGATGGGAGCGTCCATTACGGGATGCTGCCGCACAATGTTGACAGCTTGCAGAAGCGAAGAGATCAGGCGACGACGCCTTTAGACCCTGAAGGGTTACGATTGGCGGAAAACGGTTAAACGAATCCGTTTATATCTTTGCTCTGGCCCATGTGGTATTCAAGTTGAAATGCTGACTGATGGGGCAGGTATGCAGAATCCAAATTGTGGGAGATCAATATCTGTTTGTAGAAATCATGGGCACCGTGTTGCGCAACAAAAGATGATTGTCCGTGACcagaaaatattttgaatCGCCTTGACGAAAGAAATAAGTGATGCTATTGCATCCTCTAGATTTCTTGACGTCGATATTTATGTTCAATTTGAAATAAGAAAGCGGGGGGAGACAAGGTTTCTGTCCTCCACAAAGTGGCGATGCAAAGGTTTAAACCTAGAAGGCTACTTGGATCGTGGGTTGGCCACGCAAAGGCATAGTATGCAACGGTTGACAGAACCTTATAGATACCCTAGAATAACATCTAGTCTTTACAGAAGCATAGATGCTTGGCAGATTGACTCGGTGTGAAAAGCATGGATCTGCATATTCATAGCAGTTTTCATGTTCCTTCAAAATCGAGTTGTTGTTGCAACCACGCTTTGGTAGCGTGATTCGAAGAATTGTAGTAGATAGCCTGCGGGTTCGATGTTATTCAGGTCCCAGAGGACTCCCATACAATGCAAAGCTGCTGCCAGATGGAGACGGTGGCAAGGCCCCACCGGGATATAGGATTACCAGAGAACCCATTAATTATAGATCATGAACGGTGAGGGAGCAGAAAGTCTGTTTGTTCAATGAGGTAACTGGGCCTGGATCGTTACAACCATACTGCAAAGATTCCAGAGACGCGATGGAAATGAGAGAAAGGGGCCAGACCAAAGTCAAGAGTCGAATGTCAAGCAGGAAAGTACAAAACGCCATGGCTCGAAACCTGACCTGAAATTGGACGCGTTTCATTGGTGAAGGTCGAGGTTTGGCAGAGAGTCCCAAAATGGAAAGGCAGGCGCGGACAGATTCGGAAAGGTGTCAACAAACTCCGAAATAACGGCCAACTCGAGTAACACCAGATTTTCTCCCAATTACTTCAAAAATCTTCGTCATGTTGGCCGCAAGAGCGTCGACAGCGCGCAACGTACAGCGCATCACGCGCTCATTCGCCACCGTCGTCGATACCTCTGGTGTCAAGGTCGCTGCGGTCGACCATAATCAGCCCACTGCTTC
This genomic interval carries:
- a CDS encoding Methyltransferase pytC; this translates as MSNPTDPSHNHSNGNNGNNGFDAQTDVDNNTSDVESDHDYSDDDTSSVVELEAEDFPGYFTERDGRLYHSGQSPYPLPVDAPEQERLNFQHLLFKEFFQGNCVGPEVELFTDPQRTMALDLCTGKGTWYPLENVQFEVDDVNNDLRWNNETFDLVNARTIAMAVRDCPRLIREVARVLRPGGVFVSVEWSPYPAVDLTVREDSASYAPASARFHEAINQALLNHCGLRPIAGQIHTLLANTGSFRDIVSSPRSVPVGTWSNSRVRAIGEYCLEMNTRYADSVKTLLIDSGWTEGDVDRLCDEYIREIRSGDKKLVNILYIVHARKV